A part of Treponema primitia ZAS-1 genomic DNA contains:
- a CDS encoding pyridoxamine 5'-phosphate oxidase family protein encodes MIKNPVETIGNLIEKQGISFISSIDENGFPNTKAMLPPVKREGIKTFYWHTNSPSMRIKQYKNNSKACIYFYDKRFFKGVMLKGTMEVLDDIKIKKEIWKDEYTKYYTGGMDRGDFIVIKFTAENGRYYSNFSSEDFKIE; translated from the coding sequence ATGATAAAAAATCCGGTAGAAACGATTGGTAATTTAATAGAAAAGCAAGGAATTAGTTTTATAAGTTCCATTGATGAAAATGGTTTTCCCAATACAAAGGCAATGTTACCTCCGGTTAAACGGGAAGGCATAAAAACATTTTATTGGCATACTAATTCACCGTCAATGAGAATAAAACAATACAAAAATAATTCAAAGGCTTGTATATATTTTTATGATAAACGGTTTTTTAAGGGCGTAATGTTAAAAGGAACAATGGAAGTATTGGACGATATAAAAATAAAAAAAGAAATTTGGAAAGACGAATATACAAAATATTATACAGGAGGAATGGATAGAGGAGATTTTATAGTAATAAAGTTCACGGCAGAAAATGGACGGTATTATAGTAACTTTAGTTCGGAAGATTTTAAGATAGAATAA
- a CDS encoding cytidine deaminase family protein, translating to MKEIGFKELYKIAMSKNNPRKISPFIEAGEVSAAILTENGNVYTGVCIDTASTLGMCAERNAIANMITNGESKIIKLVCCFSDGRIGSPCGACREYLMQLDKDSGNIEILINYEKMEIIKLKDIIPMWWGDEKFK from the coding sequence ATGAAAGAAATTGGATTTAAAGAATTATATAAAATAGCAATGAGTAAAAATAATCCGCGAAAAATATCTCCATTCATAGAAGCTGGAGAAGTTTCTGCGGCTATATTAACAGAGAACGGTAATGTTTATACTGGTGTTTGTATTGATACTGCCAGTACTTTGGGTATGTGTGCAGAACGAAATGCAATAGCTAATATGATTACTAATGGTGAATCAAAAATAATTAAATTGGTTTGTTGTTTCAGTGATGGAAGAATTGGATCGCCTTGTGGGGCATGTAGGGAATATCTTATGCAACTTGATAAGGATAGTGGGAATATTGAAATACTAATAAATTATGAAAAAATGGAAATAATTAAATTAAAAGATATTATTCCAATGTGGTGGGGAGACGAAAAATTTAAATAA